From the genome of Schaalia odontolytica:
GCATGGCGCTGCGTGCGCTTCAGGATGCCGGCGCGGTACCAGATCGCGGTGTTGCTCACCGCGTAGCGAGTCTTCGTCCACGACAGGTAGCAGTACGCACCCGCGATGGCTAGGACGATGCCCGCGATAATCAGAAGGCCCAGGAAGATCCCGGTCGTCGCGAGCCACGCGGGCGCCTCACCGTTGAGCAGGCGCTCAATCGCGGACGCATTACTCAGGGACACGAGGCCACCAACACCCGTCACGCTCCCTACGACGCGGGGAACGTAGGTGAGCGGGTGAAGCGGCTTCCAGTCCTCGGGGGCGATGCCGTCGGAGGAAAGGTCCGCGCTCATAGGCCCATCAGCTCCGCCGAGCCACGCTCCGCCAGGACGTCACGCAGACGGGCCGCGTCCGCGACGGGCACACCACTCAGCGTCGCGTCGGTCTTCGCGCTCGCGGTCGACAGCTTGATCGTGGAGATGCCAAGCAGGCGCAGCACGGGGCCCTGGTAGATATCGACGTACTGGATGCGGCCATAGGGCACGAGGGTCAACGATCGATTGAAGACGCCGCGGCGGATGACGAAGTCCGTGTCGGCCAGTGCGTAGCGCAGGGCGCGCACCTGGGCGGGCACGAGCCACAGGCAGAAGAGTGCGATGGCGGCGGGCACGAGCATGAGCCACCACAGCGCCGGAATATCGACGACGAGGACGAGCGCGGAAATCGCGCCACACAGGGCGCCGCACAGCGCGAGGGCGTTACCGAGGCGCAGGGTCGCGAGTTTGGGGGACACGTGCTGGAAGTCGACGCCGTCGGGAGACATGACGTCTGCTGCGTTCTGGGATGACATGCTTCAATTCTTGCACATCTTTTCCGCGCCTTTTCCTGTCCTTTGTTTCCGCGCGACCAACCGAGGTGACGAAGCAAACAGAAGTCGCGTCATTACTCCCACCTACCTCACAGGAAACATTCAGACACATGGGCGACACTAGTTGCATGAGTACCCCGGGAACCGAAGCAAAACTGCTCGTCGTCGACGACGAGCCCAACATCCGCGACCTCCTCGCCTCCTCCCTGCGTTTCGCCGGCTTCGACGTCGTCACCGCCGAGGACGGCAGCGGCGCATTTCACGAAGCCCAGGCCTCGCGCCCCGACCTCATCGTCCTCGACGTCATGCTCCCCGACATGGACGGCTTTACCGTCACCAGGCGCCTGCGCGACGCCGGCATCACCACCCCGGTCCTCTTCCTCACCGCGCGCGACGACATGCGCGACAAGATCCAGGGCCTGACCGTCGGCGGCGACGACTACGTCACCAAGCCCTTCGGCCTCGAAGAGGTCGTCGCCCGCATCCGCGCCATCCTGCGCCGCACCATGGGTTCCGAAGAAGACGACGCATTCCTGCGCGTCGGAGACCTCGTCATCGACGAGGACGCCCACGAAGTCACGCGCGCCGGCGTGCCCATCGACCTGTCCCCCACCGAGTTCAAGCTCCTGCGCTACCTCGTCATCAACGCTGGACGCGTCGTCTCCAAGATGCAGATCCTCGACCACGTGTGGGAATACGACTGGGACGGCGAAGTCGCCATCGTCGAGTCCTACATCTCCTACCTGCGGCGCAAGCTCGCCGTCGAGGGGGCCTCCGGGGAGCTGATCCACACCAAGCGCGGGGTCGGCTACATCCTGCGCGCTGAGGACTGACGTGCACCGCAGCCTGGCCCAACGCATCGAGGCATGGTGGGACTCCAAGCCGCTATCCGCGCAGCTCGTCACGCTCATCACGCTGCTCCTGGCCATCGGACTCTCCCTGTCCGGCACGGTCATGATCGGCCTCCTCCAGCGCCACCTCACCTCTCAGATCGACGACCAGCTCGTCGCCACCGCGCATACCATGCAGATCTCCGGATCGGCGGCGACATTCTCCGCCGACGGTCAGGGCGGCATCCCCACCCTCTACTACATCCACATCCACGACACCGGCGGGGGCGACCGCTACTTCTACTCCGAGGACACCCTCAAGGCCTCGGGCAAGCCCCACCTGCCCGAACTCGTCGACACGAGCTCCGCGCCCATCTCCTCCTTCCGCACCCTCCCGGTCACCGTCTCCTCTTCCAAGGCCGGCCTCGGCTGGCGCGCCCTCGTCGTCCCCGTGTACGAAACGGACTCCGGCCACTTCTCCGGATACATGACGATCGCCCTGCCCCTGTCGGACATGCAGCACACTCTGCGCACCACGGCCTCATACTTCGCGGTCGCCGGCATCATCATCGTCCTCATCGGAGGCTGGACCGGGCGCGTCCTTGTGCGCCGCGCCCTCCTCCCCCTGCGCTCCATCGAATCGACCGCCGGAAAGATCGCCGCCGGCGACCTCACCAAGCGCGTCACCCCACACCCTCCCACGACCGAGGTTGGCTCCCTCTCACTCTCACTCAACGCCATGCTCACCCAGGTCGAGCAATCCTTCGAAGCCCGCCAGGCCTCGGAACAAAAGATCAAACGATTCGTCTCCGACGCCTCCCACGAGCTGCGCACCCCCCTCGCGGCCATCTCCGGCTACTGCGAGCTCTACGCCATGGGCGGCGTACCCGCCGAGCGCATCGAGGAAGTCATGGGGCGCATTGCTTCCGAATCCTCGCGCATGGCCACCCTCGTCGAAGACCTCCTCACCCTCGCGCGCCTCGACGAAGGCCGACCCCTCGAGATCACCGACATCGACCTCGTCAAGCTCGCCGATAACGCCGTCTTCGACCTCCAAGCCCTCGACCCCACGCGCACGGTCGGACTCACCGGCATCAACAGCCGCACTCCCCCGATGACCCTCATCGTCCCCGCGGACCGCGACCGCATCTCGCAGGTGTTCACCAACCTCATCGGCAACATCGTGCGCTACACCCCCGAAGGCTCCCCCGTCGAAATCGCGCTCGGACGCAGCGGCGACACCGCCATCGTCGAACTGCGCGACCACGGGCCCGGCATCGACGAAACTGACCGCGGACGCGTCTTCGAACGCTTCTACCGCGCGGACACATCGCGCAACC
Proteins encoded in this window:
- a CDS encoding PH domain-containing protein, which produces MSSQNAADVMSPDGVDFQHVSPKLATLRLGNALALCGALCGAISALVLVVDIPALWWLMLVPAAIALFCLWLVPAQVRALRYALADTDFVIRRGVFNRSLTLVPYGRIQYVDIYQGPVLRLLGISTIKLSTASAKTDATLSGVPVADAARLRDVLAERGSAELMGL
- a CDS encoding sensor histidine kinase — protein: MHRSLAQRIEAWWDSKPLSAQLVTLITLLLAIGLSLSGTVMIGLLQRHLTSQIDDQLVATAHTMQISGSAATFSADGQGGIPTLYYIHIHDTGGGDRYFYSEDTLKASGKPHLPELVDTSSAPISSFRTLPVTVSSSKAGLGWRALVVPVYETDSGHFSGYMTIALPLSDMQHTLRTTASYFAVAGIIIVLIGGWTGRVLVRRALLPLRSIESTAGKIAAGDLTKRVTPHPPTTEVGSLSLSLNAMLTQVEQSFEARQASEQKIKRFVSDASHELRTPLAAISGYCELYAMGGVPAERIEEVMGRIASESSRMATLVEDLLTLARLDEGRPLEITDIDLVKLADNAVFDLQALDPTRTVGLTGINSRTPPMTLIVPADRDRISQVFTNLIGNIVRYTPEGSPVEIALGRSGDTAIVELRDHGPGIDETDRGRVFERFYRADTSRNRKSGGSGLGLAIVSGILAAHKGNASLTKTKGGGLTVRIELPTA
- a CDS encoding response regulator transcription factor translates to MGDTSCMSTPGTEAKLLVVDDEPNIRDLLASSLRFAGFDVVTAEDGSGAFHEAQASRPDLIVLDVMLPDMDGFTVTRRLRDAGITTPVLFLTARDDMRDKIQGLTVGGDDYVTKPFGLEEVVARIRAILRRTMGSEEDDAFLRVGDLVIDEDAHEVTRAGVPIDLSPTEFKLLRYLVINAGRVVSKMQILDHVWEYDWDGEVAIVESYISYLRRKLAVEGASGELIHTKRGVGYILRAED